From one Oscillospiraceae bacterium genomic stretch:
- a CDS encoding right-handed parallel beta-helix repeat-containing protein has protein sequence MTTSFKKLLSFLLVCTMMCSLLVALVPATAVLAASEAISYTDAPYAGVYQVTSNKAVTLTNETGHTVTLKAGVADYFYLIKGNNNITKSVSSATLTFTALDGNGLDYINKVAMTKEPVLPGDTGDTVAGFSYVTLAPGAKHTATYTPGVIDAGLVYPYIAPASGAGNSVRVTTDTGYYADIYLAYNYSSSAWADAARQDPEMLYVRDGKQEITIENIGTSSVTLYAVGIRTTGVLAEADYWKDQMNMASLKVVPYSLTPEPTPEPTPEVLTVTYEAQYAGVYAVSSNKAVTLTNETGSVAALTAGATKYIYLIAGENKITTTDLDAELTFTALDDNGKAYFNQVNIPKEPIISGQEDRVASAIYKALAPGETYTFTYTPSKGMAGIVYPYIAFNGGAEATVRVTTDTGFYGDIYNPAGTSGSSQAWADAARQDPEMVYVRNGENTITIENIGSTDTTLYTIAIHSAGELVGNSAWDPQMKMTELKVVAYSNEPEATPTPTPTPVPTPAADFVTYTALYAGVHKVTSDKAVTLTSETGSVAALAANETKYIYLIAGVNKIQTTNKNANVTFTNLEDNGLAYIDQISAPSVCYAVDHTQAINSLMSLESGASVTVNATVGATGAGIVYPYLNVQDDLQHTFEITSDTGFYAEITKDAAGWQTTCWKDGSKQQDMEFLYVREGVNQITITNTGSNAALIGSLRLSKTAETAIKDHAVWGPQVNLKNLKTLEVDLPTPTAPPTATFAPVGTITYDAPSAGIYRVASDKAVTLINETGSTVTFSGSGTVKYLYMIKGVNNLSTSDLSADITFNELDAFGMNHLSKIETAFTAYGRQHVSVADIHNFVEADGTYQTGTNENGKFVNLSPGAAITYELTMSKDGAGIVYPYLGVLDGAENTFEITSDTGFYAEILKPVSSGSFCWADADRLDMEFLYVREGKNLITIKNTGSSIATVTALRLSMTDGEDGLADHETWGPQMNLQNLKVFSGSSNAAPTATPAPVLPDVSNTDLYTVIEAETSVSTALTEQATYNGKNGLKLTDMYTEAAYTLDVAQETVYNLNMVGAAWKDVNFDLYVDDTLVDYATMHFDNDRSGTTWAYQQEEVAQLHLDAGTHTLKFVFYCDTFYFDSIVLEDTNSMYYHLIHDFKDITTAEGAFDLLEKYGASANIDVNADTVNHVYAPMSFWNMVGKNYETAAEMLEAYNECIVDPTVIVKNASGQEVSAMPEGTAYVSVDCMNIPSEVTLIAAVYSGKQLVAVTAMTRENGLATAAFTELSAGCNLKVLAMTDLAEAAPYAKEVYGTPYREIYVATTGKSTNAGTKEAPVNNLANALKIVKTINADMTGDIIVNVAPGTYKSSVSIDIDSTMGGKNGHKVIIRAEDMNNKPVLSGGEDLTGKWSKVDGENYYVASTSTRETRALFVNGYQATLARSDEWYSGALMNPAEKKNDSHVTDGILLSLSGGNKDFPKGLDQQTEVQSSRMQIVFSLQWANHRFPLDRIEYSGSNAYIYTTYPYYNAFCIEGLHTSTITPGQGQKFYLENSLLLLDKPGEFYFDKEDRKMYYYPYAEENMATIETWCAVTDGMMNITGVGSNNKVTNLEFDGISFRYGGYDDFTVKGVAFNQTDEWRLGGETYYGQHLFPAQIVAKYADSLVFKNCEFGSMGSSAIILEEGVSNSQITGSYFHDIAGTGVVLGDYRDGNSAASGTERCKNIEIDNNIFRRTAQEFQGLTAISVYYVGNANIHHNDIKDTSYSGIVVGWGWGYDDPVDCGNHNISYNKIDNVMQTMGDGAHIYTLGNLRGTQINDNYVIDPGQIKAPGIYFDQGTGYTNVCDNVVTNAYDNSSEYWFFARQLVNINNCFAGYNHTDGRDPSKIYGTNGTSTKEVALKGNSYRVSTWSTAAQRIMAEAGLEDKTRLNEIDTYPTWRTMRMLDIPN, from the coding sequence ATGACAACAAGCTTTAAAAAGTTACTATCGTTCCTTCTGGTATGCACCATGATGTGTAGCCTGCTGGTAGCTTTAGTACCCGCAACTGCAGTGCTTGCAGCAAGTGAAGCTATCTCGTACACCGATGCACCTTATGCAGGTGTGTATCAGGTAACTTCCAACAAAGCAGTTACCTTGACCAACGAAACCGGTCATACTGTTACCTTAAAAGCAGGTGTTGCCGATTACTTCTACCTGATTAAAGGTAATAACAACATTACCAAAAGTGTTTCATCAGCAACCTTAACCTTTACCGCATTAGATGGTAATGGTTTGGATTATATCAACAAAGTTGCTATGACCAAAGAGCCCGTTCTTCCCGGTGATACCGGCGATACGGTTGCAGGCTTTAGTTATGTGACTTTGGCTCCCGGTGCAAAACACACCGCAACCTATACTCCGGGTGTAATCGATGCAGGTCTTGTATATCCCTATATTGCTCCCGCATCTGGCGCAGGTAACTCTGTAAGAGTAACCACCGATACCGGCTACTATGCAGACATCTATCTTGCTTATAACTATAGCTCTTCTGCATGGGCAGATGCTGCTCGTCAGGATCCTGAAATGCTCTATGTAAGAGACGGCAAACAGGAAATTACCATTGAAAATATCGGTACTTCCTCTGTTACGCTGTATGCTGTTGGCATTCGTACTACCGGTGTTTTAGCGGAAGCTGATTACTGGAAAGACCAGATGAATATGGCATCCTTGAAGGTTGTTCCCTATAGTCTCACTCCCGAGCCGACTCCGGAACCGACTCCTGAAGTACTTACCGTTACTTACGAAGCACAATACGCAGGTGTTTATGCAGTTTCTTCCAACAAAGCGGTTACCTTAACCAACGAAACCGGTTCTGTGGCAGCATTAACTGCAGGCGCAACCAAATACATTTACTTAATCGCAGGTGAAAACAAAATCACCACCACCGACCTTGATGCAGAATTAACCTTTACCGCTTTAGATGACAATGGTAAAGCTTACTTCAATCAGGTGAATATTCCCAAAGAACCCATCATCTCCGGTCAGGAAGACAGAGTTGCGTCAGCTATTTACAAAGCTTTGGCTCCCGGAGAAACCTATACCTTTACCTATACTCCTTCCAAAGGAATGGCGGGTATCGTATATCCCTACATTGCCTTCAATGGTGGTGCAGAAGCTACTGTCAGAGTTACCACCGATACCGGCTTCTATGGCGATATATACAATCCTGCAGGAACCAGCGGCAGCTCCCAAGCTTGGGCAGATGCAGCAAGACAGGATCCCGAAATGGTATATGTAAGAAATGGTGAAAACACCATCACCATCGAAAACATCGGATCCACCGATACTACACTGTACACTATTGCAATTCATAGTGCAGGAGAACTGGTTGGCAACTCAGCCTGGGATCCTCAGATGAAAATGACTGAGTTGAAAGTGGTTGCATACAGCAACGAACCCGAAGCAACTCCCACTCCGACTCCCACACCTGTTCCCACTCCTGCTGCAGACTTTGTTACTTACACTGCTCTTTATGCAGGGGTGCACAAAGTAACTTCCGACAAAGCGGTTACTTTGACCAGCGAAACCGGTTCCGTTGCAGCATTAGCAGCAAACGAAACCAAATACATCTACTTAATCGCAGGTGTAAATAAAATTCAAACCACTAACAAAAATGCAAACGTAACCTTTACCAACTTGGAAGATAACGGCCTGGCATATATTGATCAGATTTCTGCTCCTTCTGTATGCTACGCAGTAGACCATACGCAGGCTATTAACAGCCTGATGTCTCTGGAATCCGGCGCATCTGTTACTGTAAATGCAACTGTAGGCGCTACCGGTGCAGGTATTGTTTATCCGTACCTGAATGTTCAGGATGACCTTCAGCATACCTTTGAAATCACCTCCGATACCGGCTTCTATGCAGAAATTACCAAAGATGCTGCCGGTTGGCAGACTACCTGTTGGAAAGACGGTTCCAAACAGCAAGATATGGAATTCTTGTATGTAAGAGAAGGCGTAAACCAGATCACCATCACCAATACCGGTTCCAATGCTGCACTCATCGGTTCCTTGCGTTTGTCTAAAACCGCAGAAACCGCAATCAAAGACCATGCAGTATGGGGTCCTCAGGTTAATCTGAAAAACTTAAAAACTTTGGAAGTAGATCTTCCCACTCCTACCGCTCCTCCCACCGCAACCTTCGCTCCGGTTGGCACCATCACTTATGATGCTCCCAGCGCAGGTATCTATCGTGTGGCTTCTGATAAAGCGGTAACCTTAATTAACGAAACCGGTTCTACCGTAACCTTCTCCGGAAGCGGTACCGTAAAATATTTGTATATGATCAAAGGCGTGAACAATCTGAGCACCTCTGATTTATCTGCAGATATTACCTTCAATGAGTTAGATGCATTCGGTATGAATCATCTTTCCAAAATCGAAACTGCATTTACTGCATACGGCAGACAGCACGTTTCTGTTGCTGATATCCACAATTTTGTGGAAGCAGACGGCACCTATCAGACCGGTACCAATGAGAACGGTAAGTTTGTGAATCTGTCTCCCGGTGCTGCGATTACTTATGAATTAACCATGTCGAAAGACGGGGCAGGTATCGTATATCCCTACCTTGGTGTATTAGATGGTGCAGAAAACACCTTTGAAATCACCTCCGATACCGGCTTTTATGCAGAAATTTTAAAACCTGTAAGCAGCGGTTCCTTCTGTTGGGCAGATGCCGACAGATTGGATATGGAATTCTTGTATGTAAGAGAAGGCAAGAACCTGATCACCATTAAAAATACAGGTTCTTCCATTGCAACCGTAACTGCGTTGCGTCTTTCCATGACTGACGGGGAAGACGGTCTGGCAGACCACGAAACTTGGGGTCCCCAGATGAACTTACAAAACTTGAAAGTCTTCAGCGGAAGCAGCAATGCAGCTCCCACTGCAACTCCCGCACCCGTTCTGCCCGATGTTTCCAACACAGACTTATACACGGTTATTGAAGCGGAAACTTCCGTTTCCACCGCATTAACCGAACAAGCTACCTACAACGGCAAAAACGGTCTGAAACTGACCGATATGTACACCGAAGCAGCGTACACCTTGGATGTGGCGCAGGAAACTGTTTACAACCTGAATATGGTTGGTGCTGCTTGGAAAGATGTAAACTTCGACTTATATGTGGATGACACCTTAGTGGATTACGCTACCATGCATTTTGATAATGACAGAAGCGGAACCACTTGGGCATACCAGCAGGAAGAAGTGGCGCAGCTTCACCTGGATGCAGGTACTCACACCTTAAAATTTGTGTTCTACTGCGATACCTTCTATTTTGATTCTATCGTTTTGGAAGACACAAACTCCATGTACTATCATCTGATTCACGATTTCAAAGATATTACCACCGCGGAAGGTGCATTTGATCTTCTGGAAAAATACGGCGCATCTGCAAACATCGACGTGAATGCAGACACCGTAAACCATGTATATGCACCCATGTCCTTCTGGAATATGGTTGGTAAAAACTACGAAACTGCAGCCGAAATGCTGGAAGCTTACAACGAATGTATCGTAGATCCCACTGTAATCGTGAAGAATGCTTCCGGTCAGGAAGTTAGTGCAATGCCCGAAGGCACTGCTTATGTGTCTGTGGATTGCATGAACATTCCTTCCGAGGTTACCTTAATTGCAGCAGTTTACAGCGGTAAACAGCTGGTAGCAGTAACTGCTATGACCAGAGAAAACGGTCTGGCAACTGCAGCGTTCACTGAACTTTCTGCAGGTTGCAATCTGAAAGTACTGGCAATGACTGATTTAGCAGAAGCTGCTCCCTATGCAAAAGAAGTTTACGGCACTCCTTACCGTGAAATCTATGTGGCAACTACCGGTAAATCTACTAATGCAGGTACCAAGGAAGCTCCCGTAAACAACTTAGCAAATGCACTGAAAATTGTAAAAACCATCAACGCTGATATGACCGGCGACATTATCGTAAATGTTGCTCCCGGCACTTACAAAAGCTCCGTTTCCATTGATATCGATTCCACCATGGGCGGTAAAAACGGTCACAAAGTTATCATTCGTGCAGAAGATATGAACAATAAACCTGTTTTATCCGGCGGGGAAGACTTAACCGGTAAATGGAGCAAGGTAGACGGTGAAAACTACTATGTAGCATCTACCTCTACCCGTGAAACCAGAGCCCTGTTTGTAAACGGCTATCAGGCTACCTTAGCAAGAAGTGACGAATGGTATTCAGGTGCCCTGATGAATCCTGCCGAAAAGAAAAATGATTCTCATGTAACTGACGGTATTCTGTTGTCCCTCTCCGGTGGCAACAAAGACTTCCCCAAAGGTTTAGACCAGCAGACCGAAGTTCAGTCTTCCAGAATGCAGATCGTATTCAGTCTGCAGTGGGCAAATCATCGTTTCCCCTTAGACAGAATCGAATACAGTGGTAGCAATGCCTACATTTACACCACTTATCCCTACTACAATGCATTCTGTATCGAAGGATTACACACCTCCACCATCACTCCCGGTCAGGGACAGAAATTCTATTTGGAAAACTCTCTGCTGCTCTTAGATAAACCCGGCGAGTTCTACTTCGATAAAGAAGATCGCAAAATGTACTACTATCCCTACGCCGAGGAAAATATGGCTACCATCGAAACCTGGTGTGCAGTAACCGACGGTATGATGAATATCACCGGTGTTGGCAGCAACAACAAAGTTACCAACTTAGAATTTGACGGTATTTCCTTCCGTTACGGCGGATATGATGACTTTACCGTAAAAGGTGTAGCATTCAACCAGACCGACGAATGGAGATTAGGCGGTGAAACTTACTACGGTCAGCATTTGTTCCCCGCGCAGATCGTGGCAAAATATGCAGATTCTTTAGTATTTAAAAACTGTGAATTCGGTTCTATGGGCTCCAGCGCCATCATTTTGGAAGAAGGCGTTTCCAACTCTCAGATTACCGGTAGCTATTTCCACGATATCGCAGGTACCGGCGTTGTACTCGGTGACTACAGAGACGGTAATTCTGCAGCCTCCGGTACGGAACGTTGTAAAAACATTGAAATTGACAACAATATCTTCCGTCGTACCGCTCAGGAATTCCAGGGCTTAACTGCAATTTCCGTATATTATGTGGGCAATGCAAACATTCACCACAACGATATTAAAGATACCTCTTATTCCGGTATCGTTGTTGGTTGGGGTTGGGGATATGATGATCCCGTTGACTGCGGTAATCACAACATCTCCTACAACAAGATTGACAATGTAATGCAGACCATGGGTGATGGTGCTCACATCTACACCTTAGGTAATCTTCGCGGAACTCAGATTAACGATAACTATGTCATCGACCCGGGTCAGATCAAAGCTCCCGGCATCTACTTTGACCAGGGTACCGGTTACACCAACGTTTGTGATAACGTTGTAACTAATGCTTATGACAATAGCAGCGAATACTGGTTCTTTGCAAGACAGCTTGTAAATATCAATAACTGTTTTGCAGGATATAACCATACCGATGGCAGAGACCCCTCTAAAATTTATGGCACCAACGGAACCAGCACCAAGGAAGTTGCTTTAAAAGGTAACTCCTACAGAGTATCCACCTGGTCTACCGCTGCACAGAGAATTATGGCGGAAGCAGGGCTGGAAGATAAAACCAGATTAAACGAAATCGATACTTATCCCACCTGGAGAACCATGCGTATGCTGGATATCCCGAATTAA
- a CDS encoding nicotinamide mononucleotide transporter, with amino-acid sequence MKILTYFSKREWILWLGSMATILASYFIFRQESFLVLVASLLGVTSLIFCAKGNPIGQLMMVVFGSIYGYISYSTRYYGEMITYLGMSVPMAAYAFICWLKNPFQGKKSQVAVNHIRKKEWCVFVLLTAMVTAVFYFVLKWLNTPNLWWSTLSVSTSFGACYLMARRSPYFALVYALNDIVLIVLWSVACFWDINYLSVVICFLVFLANDLYSFYNWRRMEKMQKKQKCKKNNKI; translated from the coding sequence ATGAAAATTTTGACCTATTTTTCCAAACGGGAATGGATACTTTGGCTGGGGTCTATGGCAACCATTCTCGCATCTTATTTTATTTTCCGTCAGGAAAGTTTTTTGGTACTCGTTGCATCTCTTTTAGGTGTAACTTCACTGATTTTTTGTGCCAAGGGAAATCCCATAGGACAACTGATGATGGTTGTGTTTGGCTCAATCTACGGCTATATTTCCTATTCCACCAGGTACTACGGTGAAATGATCACCTATCTGGGAATGTCGGTACCTATGGCGGCATACGCTTTTATATGTTGGTTAAAAAATCCCTTTCAAGGAAAAAAATCCCAGGTTGCTGTAAATCACATCCGTAAAAAAGAATGGTGTGTTTTTGTCCTCCTCACCGCCATGGTGACTGCCGTCTTCTACTTTGTGTTAAAATGGCTGAATACCCCCAACCTTTGGTGGAGCACCTTATCCGTTTCCACCAGCTTTGGCGCTTGTTATTTGATGGCAAGGAGAAGTCCCTATTTTGCCTTGGTTTATGCATTAAATGATATTGTGCTGATTGTGCTTTGGAGTGTTGCCTGTTTTTGGGATATCAATTATTTATCCGTGGTGATTTGCTTTTTGGTATTTTTGGCAAACGACTTATATAGCTTCTATAATTGGCGAAGAATGGAAAAGATGCAAAAGAAACAAAAATGCAAAAAGAACAATAAGATATGA
- a CDS encoding nitroreductase → MNFYELAKSRYSVRNFLDKKVPQELVEKILAYGHIAPTGCNMQPQRILVLDSKETLSKLPNCTRSHFNAPLAMLVCYNKNEGWTRRYDGAKSAPVDCSIVTTHLMLGAWELGIGSCWVMSFDPAAMRENYNIPEELEPVALLVMGYPSEDSAPYPMHNEFRPMEDLISYNSF, encoded by the coding sequence ATGAACTTTTATGAACTGGCAAAAAGCCGTTATTCTGTCAGAAATTTTCTGGATAAAAAAGTCCCCCAAGAACTAGTGGAGAAAATTTTAGCCTATGGACACATCGCTCCCACAGGCTGTAATATGCAGCCACAACGCATTTTGGTGCTGGACTCCAAAGAAACCTTGAGCAAACTTCCAAATTGCACCAGAAGCCATTTTAACGCGCCTTTGGCAATGCTTGTTTGTTACAACAAAAATGAAGGCTGGACCCGCCGATATGATGGTGCAAAATCCGCTCCTGTTGACTGCTCTATTGTAACCACCCATCTGATGCTGGGTGCCTGGGAATTGGGTATTGGTTCCTGCTGGGTGATGAGCTTTGACCCTGCAGCAATGAGAGAAAACTACAACATTCCCGAAGAATTGGAACCGGTGGCTCTTCTGGTGATGGGATATCCATCGGAAGACAGTGCTCCCTACCCGATGCACAATGAATTTCGTCCCATGGAAGATTTAATCAGCTACAATTCTTTTTAA
- a CDS encoding phosphatase PAP2 family protein, which yields MFFGELALLQWLESIRTPALNTLMEAVTALGEDTILIVLIAVWYFMVQKEGAYRLCFLTICSLGINGILKNLFHIPRPFHTGKVTCVRPETATGYSFPSGHTQNISTWTTALARLLRKRWLLITAIIVSVAIGCSRMYLGAHYPSDVIVGLILGISIGILGSALYEKLKNPVMMFAPVFLGMLAFGIFFLIKPDPHYADYFKCLGLMGGLTASSHIDRALIRMNYNVSFTKKLFRVVGAIVFALIFKAGLEAIPVPENLSLFLIWDAFHYLVLITLIFGLYPLILQKIKW from the coding sequence ATGTTTTTCGGAGAACTTGCTCTTTTACAATGGTTGGAGAGTATTCGTACCCCTGCCTTGAATACATTGATGGAAGCCGTTACAGCTTTGGGAGAAGACACCATTTTAATTGTTCTCATTGCTGTGTGGTATTTTATGGTGCAAAAAGAAGGTGCCTACCGCCTTTGTTTTTTAACCATCTGTTCTTTAGGAATCAATGGGATTTTGAAAAATTTGTTTCATATCCCCCGTCCCTTTCATACCGGCAAAGTGACTTGTGTCCGTCCTGAAACGGCAACGGGGTATTCCTTCCCCAGCGGTCACACCCAGAACATTTCCACCTGGACCACGGCACTGGCACGTTTACTGCGCAAACGATGGCTTTTAATTACTGCAATCATTGTATCTGTGGCAATCGGATGCTCCAGAATGTATCTGGGTGCCCATTATCCTTCCGATGTAATCGTGGGTCTTATTTTAGGAATTTCCATCGGGATTTTGGGAAGCGCTCTCTACGAAAAGCTGAAAAATCCCGTAATGATGTTTGCACCTGTATTTTTAGGAATGTTAGCATTTGGCATCTTTTTTCTTATCAAGCCGGACCCCCATTATGCAGATTATTTCAAATGCCTGGGTCTGATGGGGGGGTTAACCGCATCTTCTCATATTGATCGGGCTCTCATTCGCATGAACTACAATGTATCTTTTACAAAAAAACTGTTTCGGGTTGTGGGGGCAATTGTCTTCGCTTTGATTTTTAAAGCAGGGCTGGAAGCCATTCCGGTTCCCGAAAATCTGTCGCTGTTTCTGATTTGGGATGCATTCCATTATCTGGTGCTTATCACCTTGATTTTTGGCTTGTATCCGCTGATTTTACAAAAAATAAAATGGTAA
- a CDS encoding dinitrogenase iron-molybdenum cofactor biosynthesis protein: protein MKVAVTYQNGEVFQHFGHTEFFKIYEVEDNKVSSSSVVSTGGHGHGALSGFLKEQGVTVVICGGIGGGAQNALLNAGIRFFGGVKGDCDQAVEAFLAENLSYNPNVTCNHHGEGHSCSGHSCGNHGCH from the coding sequence ATGAAAGTGGCAGTAACCTACCAAAACGGTGAGGTGTTTCAGCATTTCGGTCATACTGAATTTTTTAAAATTTACGAAGTAGAAGATAACAAAGTGAGTTCCTCTTCAGTAGTTTCCACCGGAGGGCACGGGCATGGTGCTCTTTCCGGATTTTTGAAGGAGCAGGGAGTTACCGTGGTGATTTGCGGCGGTATTGGCGGTGGTGCGCAAAATGCGCTGTTAAATGCCGGCATTCGTTTCTTTGGTGGTGTGAAAGGGGATTGTGATCAGGCAGTGGAAGCCTTTTTGGCAGAAAATCTTTCCTATAATCCTAATGTAACCTGCAATCATCATGGGGAAGGACACTCCTGCAGCGGGCATTCCTGCGGTAATCATGGCTGTCATTAA